Proteins co-encoded in one Hymenobacter swuensis DY53 genomic window:
- a CDS encoding DUF4249 domain-containing protein, whose translation MAYMWRVLWWLSGGMTAVSLAGCIELFEPVVPGSSRDFLVVDGFINIQGRTRIRLSHTSDINSTTANAAEAKAALYIEEEMGVQYAMRDAGNGNYVSDSLLLNPAKRYRLRIKTALQREYTSAFVDARVTPPIDAVTWKNRPLGIQVYVSAHDNDSRTHYYRWEYIETWEYISPWNSLYEYSPPGPLPPGNYILPLGVITVRTKPINRCWATEYSNDIQLGSSVRLAQDVIADYPLRLLPASSANKLQEKYSVLVRQYGQTAEEYAYWEKLKKNTEVLGTLFDPQPSQLTGNIQNIVEPGEVVIGYIGAHSVAEKRLFISRAELPADFSNFTGYEQCVKQDSVTNPGLLPYYLYPGTQMLIDVVEVNQTKNYLIAKTECVDCQKRGGVTQKPAFWR comes from the coding sequence ATGGCTTATATGTGGCGGGTGCTTTGGTGGTTAAGCGGTGGGATGACAGCTGTTAGTCTGGCTGGCTGCATTGAGTTGTTCGAACCGGTGGTGCCCGGTAGTTCCAGGGATTTTCTGGTAGTGGATGGCTTCATTAATATCCAGGGCCGCACCCGTATCCGGCTTTCACATACTTCGGATATAAACAGCACAACAGCCAACGCTGCTGAAGCTAAGGCAGCCTTATATATTGAGGAGGAAATGGGTGTCCAGTACGCTATGCGTGATGCTGGTAACGGAAATTATGTTTCTGATTCTCTATTATTAAATCCAGCAAAACGCTACAGACTGCGAATTAAAACAGCCCTGCAACGGGAATATACTTCAGCATTTGTTGATGCCAGGGTAACGCCTCCCATCGATGCAGTTACCTGGAAAAATCGGCCTCTGGGTATTCAAGTGTATGTCAGCGCACACGATAATGACAGCCGGACGCATTATTATCGGTGGGAATATATTGAAACCTGGGAGTACATCAGCCCTTGGAATTCTTTGTATGAATATTCGCCGCCCGGTCCTTTGCCGCCCGGTAATTATATATTGCCCCTGGGAGTAATTACCGTCAGAACAAAGCCTATTAACCGTTGCTGGGCTACGGAATATTCCAACGATATCCAGCTGGGTTCCAGTGTGCGGCTGGCGCAGGATGTAATAGCCGATTACCCTTTGCGTTTATTGCCCGCCTCATCTGCCAATAAATTGCAGGAAAAATACAGTGTATTAGTCAGGCAATACGGGCAGACCGCTGAGGAATACGCCTATTGGGAAAAGCTTAAAAAAAATACGGAAGTTTTAGGGACGCTTTTTGATCCGCAGCCTTCACAATTAACCGGAAACATACAGAATATAGTGGAGCCCGGCGAAGTAGTAATCGGGTATATAGGTGCGCACTCAGTTGCGGAAAAGCGCCTCTTTATCAGCCGGGCCGAACTGCCGGCAGATTTTTCGAATTTTACGGGATATGAACAGTGTGTGAAACAGGATTCGGTAACTAATCCCGGGCTGCTGCCTTATTATTTATATCCGGGCACGCAGATGCTTATAGATGTAGTTGAGGTTAATCAGACTAAAAATTACCTGATAGCAAAAACTGAGTGCGTCGACTGCCAGAAACGCGGGGGCGTCACTCAGAAGCCCGCATTCTGGAGATAA